One Mycolicibacterium goodii genomic region harbors:
- a CDS encoding RND family transporter: MAVPTDSPAARKSEHTGIARWIRRLAIPIILGWIALLGVLGATVPSLEEVGQMRSVSMSPDYAPSVIAMKRIGEVFDEFKSDSSAMIVLEGDKPLGDDAHIFYNDMVDRLEADTAHVEHVQDFWGDPLTEAGAQSNDGRAAYVQVFLAGNMGEALANESVQAVQDLVKGLEPPPGVKVYVTGGSALANDQQIAGDRSVRIIEAATFLVIITMLLLVYRSIVTVLITLFLVVICLQSARGVVAFLGYHELIGLSTFATQLLVTLAIAASTDYAIFLIGRYQEARTVGESKEQAYYTMFRGTAHVVLGSGMTIAGATLCLHFTRLPYFQTLGIPMAVGMTIAVVAALTLGPAVITVATRFGKILEPKRAMRIRGWRRLGAFVVRWPGAVLMATILLSLVGLLALPGYRTNYNDRNYLPDDLPAQEGFAAAERHFSPAKMNPELLLIETEHDVRNSADFLVIDKIAKAVFRVPGIGSVQAITRPQGEPLEFSTIPAQMSMSGTLQTMNRKYMLDRADDMLLQADEMQRTIELMDRTIVLMQEMASTTHSMVGKTHIMVEDVKELRDNLANFDDFLRPLRNYLYWEPHCYNIPMCQSMRSVFDALDGMDTMTEAMEELLPDMDRLDALMPRMVAMMPPQIETMRKMRTMMLTMHQTQKGLQEQMAAMQDGQTAMGEAFNTAKNDDTFYLPPEIFNNADFKRGMKSFISPDGKAVRFIISHEGDPLTPDGIKLIDQIKLAAKEAMKNTPWEGSKIYVGGTAAAFKDMQEGNNYDLIIAGISALCLIFIIMLLITRSAVAAAVIVGTVLISLGASFGLSILVWQHILGIDLHFMVMAMAVIVLLAVGADYNLLLVARLKEELPAGINTGIIRAMGGSGSVVTAAGLVFAFTMMSMLVSEMTVVAQVGTTIGMGLLFDTLVIRSFMTPSIAALMGRWFWWPQVVRTRPARGVVAQALAREKAATS; encoded by the coding sequence ATGGCCGTACCCACCGACAGTCCCGCCGCGCGCAAAAGCGAGCACACCGGGATAGCTCGATGGATCCGTCGACTCGCCATCCCGATCATCCTCGGCTGGATCGCGCTGCTCGGGGTCCTGGGCGCCACGGTGCCGTCGCTCGAAGAAGTCGGTCAGATGCGGTCGGTGTCCATGAGCCCCGACTACGCGCCGTCGGTGATCGCGATGAAGCGTATCGGCGAGGTGTTCGACGAGTTCAAGTCCGACAGCTCCGCCATGATCGTGCTGGAAGGCGACAAACCGCTCGGCGACGACGCGCACATCTTCTACAACGACATGGTCGACCGGCTCGAGGCCGACACCGCGCATGTCGAGCACGTCCAGGACTTCTGGGGTGATCCGCTCACCGAGGCCGGCGCGCAGAGCAACGACGGCAGGGCCGCCTACGTGCAGGTGTTCCTCGCCGGCAACATGGGTGAGGCGCTGGCCAACGAGTCGGTGCAGGCCGTCCAGGACCTGGTCAAGGGGCTGGAGCCGCCGCCCGGGGTCAAGGTGTACGTCACGGGCGGCTCGGCACTGGCCAACGATCAGCAGATCGCCGGTGACCGCAGCGTGCGCATCATCGAGGCGGCGACCTTCCTGGTCATCATCACGATGCTGCTGCTGGTGTACCGATCGATCGTCACGGTGCTCATCACGCTGTTCCTCGTGGTGATCTGCCTGCAGTCGGCGCGCGGTGTCGTCGCCTTCCTGGGCTATCACGAACTCATCGGGCTCTCGACGTTCGCCACCCAGCTGCTGGTGACGCTCGCGATCGCGGCGTCGACCGACTACGCGATCTTCCTGATCGGGCGCTACCAGGAGGCCCGGACCGTCGGCGAGTCCAAGGAGCAGGCGTACTACACGATGTTCCGCGGCACCGCCCACGTGGTGCTGGGTTCGGGCATGACCATCGCCGGCGCGACGTTGTGCCTGCACTTCACGCGGCTGCCCTACTTCCAGACGCTGGGCATCCCGATGGCCGTCGGCATGACCATCGCAGTGGTGGCCGCACTGACGCTGGGACCCGCGGTGATCACCGTCGCGACCCGGTTCGGCAAGATCCTCGAACCCAAACGCGCGATGCGGATCCGGGGCTGGCGGCGGCTCGGCGCCTTCGTGGTGCGTTGGCCGGGTGCGGTGCTGATGGCGACGATCCTGCTGTCGCTGGTGGGACTGCTGGCCCTGCCCGGCTACCGGACCAACTACAACGACCGCAACTACCTGCCGGACGATCTGCCCGCGCAGGAGGGGTTCGCCGCCGCCGAACGCCACTTCTCGCCTGCGAAGATGAACCCCGAACTGCTGCTCATCGAGACCGAACACGACGTCCGCAATTCGGCCGACTTCCTCGTCATCGACAAGATCGCCAAGGCGGTGTTCCGCGTCCCCGGTATCGGCAGCGTCCAGGCCATCACCCGGCCACAGGGCGAACCGCTGGAGTTCAGCACCATCCCGGCCCAGATGAGCATGAGCGGGACGCTGCAGACCATGAACCGCAAGTACATGCTCGACCGGGCCGACGACATGCTGCTGCAGGCCGACGAGATGCAGCGCACCATCGAGTTGATGGACCGCACGATCGTGCTGATGCAGGAGATGGCATCGACCACCCACAGCATGGTCGGCAAGACGCACATCATGGTCGAGGACGTCAAGGAGTTGCGGGACAACCTCGCGAATTTCGACGACTTCCTGCGCCCGTTGCGCAACTACCTGTACTGGGAACCGCACTGCTACAACATCCCGATGTGCCAGTCGATGCGCTCGGTGTTCGACGCGCTCGACGGCATGGACACCATGACCGAGGCCATGGAGGAACTGCTGCCGGACATGGACCGGCTCGACGCGCTCATGCCGCGGATGGTGGCGATGATGCCGCCGCAGATCGAGACGATGCGCAAGATGCGCACCATGATGCTCACGATGCACCAGACCCAGAAGGGTCTGCAGGAGCAGATGGCCGCGATGCAGGACGGCCAGACCGCCATGGGTGAGGCGTTCAACACCGCCAAGAACGACGACACGTTCTACCTGCCGCCGGAGATCTTCAACAACGCCGACTTCAAGCGCGGTATGAAGAGCTTCATCTCCCCCGACGGAAAAGCGGTGCGGTTCATCATCTCCCACGAGGGTGACCCGCTGACACCCGACGGGATCAAGCTCATCGACCAGATCAAGCTGGCCGCCAAGGAGGCCATGAAGAACACTCCGTGGGAGGGTTCGAAGATCTACGTCGGCGGCACCGCCGCGGCCTTCAAGGACATGCAGGAAGGCAACAACTACGACCTGATCATCGCGGGTATCTCGGCGCTGTGCCTGATCTTCATCATCATGCTGCTGATCACGCGCAGTGCGGTGGCCGCCGCCGTCATCGTCGGCACGGTGCTGATCTCGCTTGGCGCATCGTTCGGGTTGTCGATCCTGGTGTGGCAGCACATTTTGGGCATCGACCTGCACTTCATGGTGATGGCGATGGCCGTCATCGTGCTGCTGGCCGTCGGCGCCGATTACAACCTGCTGCTGGTGGCGCGCCTCAAAGAGGAACTGCCCGCGGGGATCAACACCGGCATCATCCGTGCGATGGGCGGCAGCGGGTCGGTGGTGACCGCGGCCGGCCTGGTGTTCGCGTTTACCATGATGTCGATGCTGGTCAGCGAGATGACGGTGGTGGCGCAGGTCGGCACGACGATCGGTATGGGCCTGCTGTTCGACACCCTGGTGATCCGGTCGTTCATGACGCCGTCGATCGCGGCGTTGATGGGCCGCTGGTTCTGGTGGCCGCAGGTGGTGCGCACCCGTCCGGCCCGCGGCGTCGTCGCCCAGGCGCTGGCGCGCGAGAAGGCCGCCACCTCCTAG
- a CDS encoding SDR family NAD(P)-dependent oxidoreductase: MDLGLSGKRFVVTGGTRGIGRAVAEGLLAEGAAVAFCARTPESVSATQQELAADGATVVGTPVDVGDGTAVADWVARSAETLGGLDGVVANVSALAIPESHENWRTSFEVDMMGTVGLVDAALPYLLKSEAGSIVTISSVSGREIDFAAGPYGTFKAAIIHYTQGLAYQLAAQGVRANTVSPGNTYFPGGVWPTIEKNDPELFAASLALNPTGRMATPREIANAVVFLSSPAASFITGTNLVVDGALTRGVQF, translated from the coding sequence ATGGATCTTGGATTGAGCGGTAAACGCTTCGTCGTCACCGGCGGCACGCGCGGCATCGGGCGTGCCGTCGCCGAAGGGCTGCTGGCCGAGGGCGCCGCGGTGGCGTTCTGCGCCCGCACTCCCGAATCGGTCTCCGCGACGCAACAGGAGCTCGCCGCCGACGGCGCGACCGTGGTGGGCACTCCGGTGGATGTCGGCGACGGTACCGCGGTCGCCGACTGGGTCGCGCGAAGCGCCGAGACGCTCGGCGGTCTCGACGGCGTCGTGGCCAACGTGAGCGCGCTGGCCATCCCCGAGAGCCACGAGAACTGGCGCACCAGTTTCGAGGTGGACATGATGGGCACGGTCGGACTGGTCGACGCCGCGCTGCCGTACCTGCTGAAGAGCGAGGCCGGCTCGATCGTGACCATCTCCAGCGTGTCGGGCCGCGAGATCGACTTCGCGGCCGGACCGTACGGCACGTTCAAGGCCGCGATCATCCACTACACCCAGGGGCTGGCGTACCAGCTCGCGGCGCAAGGGGTACGCGCCAACACGGTCAGCCCGGGCAACACCTACTTCCCGGGCGGCGTGTGGCCCACCATCGAGAAGAACGATCCCGAGTTGTTCGCCGCCTCACTCGCCCTCAACCCGACCGGGCGGATGGCGACACCGCGTGAGATAGCCAACGCCGTCGTCTTCCTCAGCAGCCCCGCGGCGAGCTTCATCACGGGAACGAACCTGGTGGTCGATGGTGCGCTCACCCGAGGGGTGCAGTTCTGA
- a CDS encoding acetamidase/formamidase family protein, which yields MDHITFVPTVEQLHYTFGGAEPIMRIKPGTVLTLWTEDAYGGRITSQDSVASTALDTEDLNPQTGPFWIEGAEPGDTLAVHLVDLTPARTWGASTLIPFFGGLTSIPVSPTLQDPLPERTWIYEYDPATHTVGFTARGSDFEVALPANPMLGTVGVAPARREVRTSLVPDAFGGNMDTPEMTAGATCYLRVNVEGALFSLGDGHYRQGEGEACGTAVEGAMNVTAIVELIKGGGPAWPRLETDTHLMAIGSGRPLEEAWRASQVEMITWLGELYGLDKYDAYQLLTQIAQNPIANVVDVNYSALTKIDKRLLPAASAYGGIHGELRSAGRALGAISY from the coding sequence ATGGATCACATCACGTTCGTACCGACGGTCGAGCAGCTGCACTACACGTTCGGCGGAGCCGAGCCCATCATGCGGATCAAGCCGGGCACGGTACTGACGTTGTGGACCGAGGACGCCTACGGCGGGCGCATCACGAGCCAAGACTCGGTGGCCAGCACCGCGCTCGACACCGAGGACCTCAACCCCCAGACCGGGCCGTTCTGGATCGAGGGCGCCGAACCCGGTGACACGCTGGCGGTACACCTGGTCGACCTGACCCCGGCCCGTACGTGGGGTGCCTCGACGCTGATCCCGTTCTTCGGCGGGCTCACCAGCATCCCGGTGAGTCCGACGCTGCAGGACCCGCTGCCGGAGCGCACCTGGATCTACGAGTACGACCCCGCCACCCACACCGTCGGGTTCACCGCGCGCGGCAGCGACTTCGAGGTGGCCCTGCCCGCCAACCCCATGCTGGGCACCGTCGGGGTGGCCCCGGCACGGCGTGAGGTCCGCACGTCACTGGTGCCCGATGCGTTCGGCGGCAACATGGACACCCCGGAGATGACCGCGGGCGCCACCTGTTATCTGCGGGTCAACGTCGAGGGCGCCCTGTTCTCGCTCGGTGACGGCCACTACCGCCAGGGTGAGGGCGAGGCCTGCGGCACCGCGGTCGAGGGCGCCATGAACGTCACCGCGATCGTCGAACTCATCAAGGGCGGCGGCCCGGCCTGGCCGCGGCTGGAGACCGACACACACCTGATGGCGATCGGTTCGGGCCGTCCGCTCGAGGAGGCATGGCGCGCCAGCCAGGTCGAGATGATCACCTGGCTCGGTGAGCTGTACGGCCTGGACAAGTACGACGCCTATCAGTTGCTGACGCAGATCGCGCAGAATCCGATCGCCAACGTCGTCGACGTGAATTACAGTGCCCTCACCAAGATCGACAAACGCCTGCTTCCCGCGGCCTCGGCCTACGGCGGCATCCACGGTGAGCTGCGCAGCGCGGGCCGCGCACTCGGCGCCATCTCCTACTGA
- a CDS encoding isochorismatase family cysteine hydrolase, which produces MAADQSAAVSYTAGATGLVVIDPYNDFISDGGKVWDRLRGVAEAIGCVPHMIEMTEAARVSGIPVFYALHRRYRPGDYETWRYVAPIQRAAWSHRTFEYGSWGGEIHPDLAPRPGDLVAQEHWCSSGFANTDLDLLLKRHGVRQIIVVGLIAHTCVEATVRHGAELGYQVTLVRDATADYSVEEMRAALEVNLPNYANAIVSTDEVIHAIAEMR; this is translated from the coding sequence ATGGCTGCAGATCAGAGTGCCGCAGTGTCTTACACCGCCGGGGCAACCGGCCTGGTGGTGATAGACCCGTACAACGACTTCATCTCCGACGGCGGCAAGGTGTGGGACCGGCTTCGGGGTGTCGCCGAGGCCATCGGATGCGTGCCGCACATGATCGAGATGACCGAGGCCGCACGCGTGTCGGGCATCCCGGTGTTCTACGCGCTGCACCGGCGCTACCGGCCCGGCGACTACGAGACGTGGCGGTACGTCGCGCCGATCCAACGGGCCGCCTGGTCGCACCGCACGTTCGAGTACGGATCATGGGGCGGCGAGATCCACCCAGACCTGGCGCCGCGTCCGGGGGACCTTGTGGCCCAGGAGCATTGGTGTTCCAGCGGCTTCGCCAACACCGATCTGGACCTGCTGCTCAAACGTCACGGCGTCCGCCAGATCATCGTCGTCGGGCTCATCGCGCACACGTGCGTCGAGGCGACCGTGCGCCACGGCGCCGAACTGGGCTACCAGGTGACGCTGGTGCGCGACGCGACGGCCGACTACTCGGTCGAGGAGATGCGCGCCGCGCTCGAGGTGAACCTGCCCAACTACGCGAACGCGATCGTGTCGACCGACGAGGTGATCCACGCGATCGCCGAGATGCGCTGA
- a CDS encoding LLM class flavin-dependent oxidoreductase, which produces MYGIYGLSLSTAGPGFWWTFVIVLGHLAASNRLGRLRLGIGVTDAGRRNPAVTAQAAATLHLLMRGRAILGIGTGARESNQPYGVEWSRPVARFKESLATIRALWDSGGDPVTRDSPFFPLHNAVFDLPPYRGRWPEIWVGAHGPRMFRAAGRYADGWYPVAMMLTRKQYTAGLDQIRTAASDAGRDPSAITPACLFFIVTGGSRDEVDEALASPAIKAFTLNASAQTWLRHGMSHPLGEAFSGAQDILAPEYDEQTVLSATAEVPQALLKECFVAGTATDIIDQVAEWRDHGVRHAVIGNFSAVQRSARREVAAHIPLTKILRGLRNL; this is translated from the coding sequence ATGTACGGCATCTACGGTCTGTCGCTGTCGACGGCCGGACCCGGCTTCTGGTGGACCTTCGTCATCGTCCTCGGCCACCTTGCCGCTTCCAACCGCCTCGGGCGCCTGCGTCTCGGGATCGGCGTGACCGACGCCGGCCGCCGCAACCCGGCCGTCACCGCGCAGGCGGCCGCGACCCTGCACCTGCTCATGCGAGGGCGAGCGATCCTGGGTATCGGGACGGGGGCGCGTGAGAGCAATCAGCCCTACGGGGTCGAGTGGTCGCGACCGGTCGCACGGTTCAAAGAGTCTCTTGCGACGATCCGTGCGCTCTGGGACTCCGGGGGCGATCCGGTCACGCGCGATTCTCCCTTCTTCCCGCTGCACAATGCGGTGTTCGACCTACCGCCGTATCGCGGTCGGTGGCCAGAAATCTGGGTCGGCGCCCACGGGCCACGCATGTTCCGGGCCGCGGGCCGTTACGCCGACGGGTGGTATCCGGTGGCGATGATGCTCACTCGCAAGCAATACACGGCAGGCCTCGATCAGATCCGCACCGCTGCGTCGGACGCCGGCCGCGACCCGTCCGCGATCACGCCCGCGTGCCTGTTCTTCATCGTGACGGGCGGAAGCCGCGACGAGGTCGACGAGGCGCTGGCCTCGCCTGCTATCAAGGCCTTCACGCTCAACGCTTCTGCGCAAACCTGGCTCAGGCACGGCATGAGCCATCCACTCGGCGAAGCGTTCAGCGGCGCACAGGACATCCTTGCGCCGGAGTACGACGAACAGACCGTCCTGTCCGCCACGGCGGAGGTTCCGCAGGCACTGCTCAAAGAGTGCTTCGTCGCCGGGACGGCGACCGACATCATCGATCAGGTCGCCGAATGGCGCGATCACGGTGTGCGCCACGCCGTCATCGGCAACTTCAGCGCTGTGCAGCGCAGCGCGCGGCGGGAAGTGGCGGCGCATATCCCGCTGACCAAGATCCTTCGGGGCCTACGGAATTTGTGA
- a CDS encoding zinc ribbon domain-containing protein, with translation MSSRPDVIDCPGCNGAARRLISAPNIGRSGIGMALQDATRATADRPAVVSSPSPGTRRQKQKVTTNPLHQTLPRP, from the coding sequence ATGAGTTCGCGCCCCGACGTGATCGACTGCCCCGGCTGCAACGGCGCGGCGCGGCGACTGATCTCGGCCCCCAACATCGGCCGCAGTGGGATCGGCATGGCGTTGCAGGACGCCACCCGAGCCACCGCGGACCGCCCGGCGGTCGTCTCGTCTCCTTCCCCGGGGACGCGGCGACAGAAACAGAAGGTCACCACCAACCCGCTTCACCAGACGCTGCCCCGCCCCTAG
- the fmdA gene encoding formamidase, with amino-acid sequence MPDLVFPLDSTKKFTEQEKLGHNRWHPDIPPAVTVKKGDSFRVHCREWFDGAIHNDDSADDILNAPLTTVHVLSGPIAVEGAKPGDLLIVDILDVGPVPQEDSGPLAGQGWGYTGIFPTQNGGGFLTEQFPDAYKAIWDFSGQRATSRHVPGVEFTGIVHPGLMGTAPSAGLLAKWNAREAALIATDPDRVPPLALPPEPQDAILGKLNGDAFTKAAAEAARTAPPRENGGNQDIKNLTKGSRVFYPVFVDGANLSVGDLHFSQGDGEITFCGAIEMGGFIDLRVDVIPGGMETYGVGENAIFMPGNTDPQYSEWLAFSGTSVTLDGEQRYLDSHLSYQRACLHAIDYLTKFGYSPEQAYLLLGAAPIEGRLSGVVDIPNSCATVYIPTAIFDFPVTPTAAGPVKIDPGIGAPHSSFN; translated from the coding sequence ATGCCCGACCTCGTATTCCCGCTGGACTCCACCAAGAAGTTCACCGAACAGGAGAAGCTGGGCCACAACCGCTGGCACCCCGACATCCCACCAGCGGTGACGGTCAAGAAGGGCGACTCGTTCCGCGTCCACTGCCGCGAGTGGTTCGACGGCGCCATCCACAACGACGACTCCGCCGACGACATCCTCAACGCGCCGCTGACCACCGTGCACGTGCTGTCCGGCCCGATCGCGGTCGAGGGCGCCAAACCCGGTGACCTGCTGATCGTCGACATCCTCGACGTCGGCCCCGTCCCGCAGGAGGACTCCGGGCCGCTCGCCGGTCAGGGCTGGGGTTACACCGGCATCTTCCCGACGCAGAACGGCGGCGGCTTCCTCACCGAACAGTTCCCCGACGCCTACAAGGCGATCTGGGACTTCTCGGGTCAGAGGGCCACGTCGCGGCACGTCCCTGGCGTCGAGTTCACCGGCATCGTGCACCCGGGCCTGATGGGCACCGCACCGTCGGCGGGCCTGCTGGCCAAGTGGAACGCCCGTGAGGCCGCGCTGATCGCGACCGACCCTGACCGCGTGCCGCCGCTGGCGTTGCCGCCCGAGCCGCAGGACGCGATCCTCGGCAAGCTGAACGGCGACGCGTTCACCAAGGCCGCGGCCGAGGCCGCGCGTACCGCTCCGCCGCGGGAGAACGGCGGCAACCAGGACATCAAGAACCTCACCAAGGGCAGCCGGGTCTTCTATCCCGTGTTCGTCGACGGCGCGAACCTGTCGGTCGGCGACCTGCACTTCTCGCAGGGCGACGGCGAGATCACGTTCTGCGGCGCCATCGAGATGGGTGGCTTCATCGACCTGCGGGTCGACGTGATCCCCGGCGGTATGGAGACCTACGGCGTCGGCGAGAACGCGATCTTCATGCCGGGTAACACCGATCCGCAGTACTCCGAGTGGCTGGCGTTCTCGGGCACCTCGGTGACCCTCGACGGAGAACAGCGCTACCTCGATTCACACCTGTCGTACCAACGTGCCTGCCTGCATGCCATCGACTACCTGACCAAGTTCGGGTACAGCCCCGAGCAGGCATACCTGCTGCTGGGCGCCGCGCCCATCGAGGGCCGGCTCTCCGGTGTGGTGGACATCCCGAACTCGTGCGCGACCGTCTACATCCCGACGGCGATCTTCGACTTCCCCGTGACGCCGACCGCGGCCGGACCCGTCAAGATCGATCCGGGTATCGGCGCGCCGCACTCGTCGTTCAACTGA
- a CDS encoding serine/threonine-protein kinase, which yields MASNGASRLGTRFGPYELRSLIGVGGMGEVYRAYDTVKGREVAVKLLRAEFAADPRFQERFRRESRVAARLQEPHVIPVHDFGDIDGVLYIDMRLVEGASLKEILRTDGPLDPRRTASIVAQVASALDAAHADGLVHRDIKPENVLLTGGDFAYLVDFGIAHIGGEASVTMTGMLIGSSAYMAPERFSGETVGPPADIYALACLVYESLIGRPPYEAGDLRQLMSAHMFSPPPRPSIMRRGVPRAFDEIIATAMAKDPAARYATAGDLARAVSAAAAGQAPPSKPTPPATGRPPTPTRQFSTVYPNPEHTGFTPYPPAYPSVPAPPPRNPTPPAPAAAVAAPAAQAPGKKRFTRTQVMLVVATVVLFGIAAILATMLVGGDDNASTGNTPLAPPEGATPTSESTTTTTSNRSATETVSGTDEQGFVGHTARCDSDATPAALIRTATSLAIICERDSGGYYYRGERLRDGANLEIPSAQPSGDGFVAVNPSDGARYEVSPEGLTIMSNGHVDSSEPPEEYGSK from the coding sequence ATGGCCTCCAACGGCGCCTCCCGCCTCGGCACCCGGTTCGGGCCCTACGAACTGCGGTCGCTGATCGGCGTCGGCGGCATGGGGGAGGTGTACCGCGCCTACGACACGGTCAAGGGGCGTGAGGTCGCGGTCAAACTGTTACGGGCCGAGTTCGCGGCCGACCCGCGGTTCCAGGAGCGGTTCCGGCGCGAATCCCGCGTGGCCGCGCGCCTGCAGGAACCGCACGTCATCCCGGTGCACGACTTCGGGGACATCGACGGCGTCCTCTACATCGACATGCGGTTGGTCGAGGGCGCGAGCCTCAAGGAGATCCTGCGCACCGACGGCCCGCTGGATCCTCGTCGCACGGCGTCGATCGTCGCGCAGGTGGCCTCGGCGCTGGACGCCGCGCACGCCGACGGCCTGGTGCACCGCGACATCAAACCCGAGAACGTGCTGCTCACCGGGGGCGACTTCGCGTACCTCGTCGACTTCGGGATCGCCCACATCGGCGGCGAGGCCAGCGTCACGATGACCGGCATGCTGATCGGATCCAGCGCCTACATGGCGCCCGAACGGTTCTCCGGCGAGACGGTTGGCCCGCCCGCCGACATCTACGCGCTGGCCTGCCTGGTGTACGAGTCGCTGATCGGCAGGCCGCCGTACGAGGCGGGGGACCTGCGGCAATTGATGAGCGCGCACATGTTCTCCCCGCCGCCGCGGCCGAGCATCATGCGCCGCGGCGTCCCGCGCGCGTTCGACGAGATCATCGCGACGGCGATGGCCAAGGACCCCGCCGCGCGGTACGCCACGGCCGGTGACCTGGCACGGGCGGTGTCGGCCGCCGCGGCCGGACAGGCGCCGCCATCGAAACCGACCCCGCCCGCGACCGGTCGACCGCCCACGCCGACCCGGCAGTTCTCCACGGTGTACCCCAACCCTGAGCACACCGGGTTCACGCCGTACCCGCCGGCCTATCCCTCGGTGCCGGCGCCGCCGCCCAGGAACCCGACGCCGCCGGCACCCGCCGCTGCTGTTGCGGCTCCCGCTGCGCAGGCGCCGGGCAAGAAGCGGTTCACCCGCACCCAGGTGATGCTCGTCGTGGCGACGGTGGTGCTGTTCGGCATCGCCGCGATACTCGCGACGATGCTCGTGGGCGGTGATGACAACGCGTCGACCGGCAACACGCCCCTCGCCCCGCCCGAGGGTGCGACTCCGACGTCGGAATCGACGACCACAACGACGTCGAACCGGTCGGCCACCGAGACCGTCAGCGGTACCGACGAGCAGGGCTTCGTCGGCCACACCGCCCGGTGTGACTCGGATGCGACGCCTGCCGCGCTGATCCGCACGGCCACGTCGCTGGCGATCATCTGCGAGCGCGACTCCGGCGGCTATTACTACCGCGGCGAGCGGTTGCGCGACGGCGCCAACCTGGAGATCCCCAGCGCCCAGCCCTCGGGGGACGGCTTCGTCGCGGTCAATCCCTCCGACGGCGCACGCTACGAGGTGTCACCAGAAGGTCTGACCATCATGAGCAACGGCCACGTCGACTCGTCGGAGCCGCCCGAGGAGTACGGCTCGAAATAG